A genomic window from Cytobacillus suaedae includes:
- the tenI gene encoding thiazole tautomerase TenI: MAKKELHIISTGQQPIKEFVSIIASIHHYVDYIHIREKTRTAKEIIDTVTYLTENNIPLSKIIINDRVDVATVTRVAGVQLGYTSLDVQSVKSRFPELKIGCSIHSKEEVVTAKKNGANFCLFGHIYSTKSKPGVAPRGITGLKDVVNATTLPVIAIGGIQPQNTLDVIKAGAAGIAVLSGVLLASNPLGAVKEYAYKLGREGVHNEA; the protein is encoded by the coding sequence ATGGCAAAAAAAGAGCTTCATATCATCTCGACTGGACAGCAGCCAATCAAAGAATTTGTAAGCATTATAGCCAGCATTCATCACTATGTAGACTATATACATATTCGAGAAAAGACTAGAACTGCAAAGGAAATCATTGATACTGTGACATACCTTACAGAAAATAATATCCCTTTATCTAAAATAATAATAAATGACAGGGTAGATGTTGCTACTGTTACAAGGGTCGCAGGAGTACAACTTGGGTATACAAGTTTAGATGTACAATCAGTTAAATCTAGATTTCCAGAGCTAAAGATTGGTTGTTCAATTCATTCAAAAGAAGAGGTTGTAACTGCAAAAAAGAATGGAGCTAACTTCTGTTTGTTTGGTCATATTTATTCAACTAAGTCAAAACCTGGGGTAGCCCCAAGAGGGATTACAGGCTTAAAAGACGTTGTTAACGCAACAACTTTACCAGTCATAGCTATAGGTGGAATTCAGCCTCAAAATACACTTGATGTTATTAAAGCAGGAGCAGCTGGCATTGCCGTTTTATCTGGTGTTTTATTGGCTTCTAACCCTTTAGGTGCAGTAAAAGAATATGCTTACAAACTAGGAAGGGAAGGTGTACATAATGAAGCATGA
- the thiO gene encoding glycine oxidase ThiO, which yields MKHEKYDAIIIGGGVNGCAVAYNLAKRGRKVVLLEKDRVGSKSSGAAAGMIAAQTELDEDGPLFSLARKSRSMFKDLALELKKVSGIDIELVNKGMYKVALTEEQEEELKGIIQIQTRLGEKAEWLSVNELRMKEPALSTEIKGAMYILEDGQVSAPQLTSAFASSAAVLGAEIKEFTDVYSVEHEDGQVKGVITNEGLFYSENIIVCTGAWSKKLLQQTNMELDTYPVKGECFSVKTTKPLVEGSIFSHGCYIVPKKGGRLIIGATVKPHTFDQKVTVDGVSTLMEKAIKLVPEIASAEWETAWAGIRPQTGDGLPYIGEHPHIQGLFIATGHFRNGILLAPVTGELLADYVERKPIDEKIISAFRIDRSKVATV from the coding sequence ATGAAGCATGAAAAGTATGATGCCATCATTATTGGTGGGGGCGTCAATGGTTGTGCGGTGGCCTACAATCTTGCCAAGAGAGGTAGAAAAGTCGTTTTATTGGAAAAAGACCGAGTCGGAAGTAAGTCTTCCGGAGCAGCTGCTGGAATGATTGCAGCACAAACAGAGCTTGATGAAGATGGTCCCCTTTTCTCTTTGGCACGAAAAAGTAGAAGTATGTTCAAAGATCTCGCTCTAGAATTAAAGAAAGTAAGTGGAATTGATATAGAACTCGTAAACAAAGGCATGTATAAAGTTGCCTTAACGGAAGAACAAGAAGAGGAACTAAAGGGAATTATCCAAATCCAAACGCGACTAGGTGAAAAAGCTGAGTGGCTTTCTGTCAATGAATTGCGTATGAAGGAACCGGCGCTTTCGACAGAGATAAAGGGCGCAATGTATATCCTAGAAGATGGTCAGGTATCTGCACCACAACTTACATCTGCCTTTGCAAGCTCAGCAGCTGTTCTAGGAGCTGAAATAAAAGAATTTACCGATGTATATTCCGTTGAACATGAAGATGGCCAGGTAAAAGGGGTTATCACAAATGAAGGGTTGTTTTATAGTGAGAACATTATTGTGTGCACTGGTGCCTGGAGCAAAAAATTACTACAACAAACAAATATGGAGCTAGATACTTATCCTGTTAAGGGCGAGTGCTTCTCTGTAAAAACAACTAAGCCCCTCGTTGAAGGTTCAATCTTTTCACATGGTTGTTATATCGTTCCTAAAAAAGGCGGTCGTTTAATAATTGGAGCAACAGTGAAACCTCATACTTTTGATCAAAAGGTAACGGTTGATGGTGTATCAACGTTAATGGAAAAAGCAATTAAGCTAGTTCCAGAGATTGCTAGTGCAGAATGGGAGACAGCATGGGCTGGTATTCGCCCTCAAACGGGTGATGGACTTCCATATATCGGTGAGCATCCACATATACAAGGATTGTTTATAGCAACGGGTCATTTTAGAAATGGTATTTTACTAGCACCAGTAACTGGGGAATTACTAGCAGATTACGTTGAACGTAAACCAATTGATGAGAAGATTATTTCCGCTTTTCGAATTGATCGTTCAAAAGTAGCAACAGTTTGA
- the thiS gene encoding thiamine biosynthesis protein ThiS — protein sequence MNLIINGDQVEVPESVQDVSMLLAHFNLDQKVVIVEWNQSILEKGSHQETRLSDGDRIEIVHFVGGG from the coding sequence ATGAATTTAATCATAAATGGAGATCAAGTGGAAGTACCAGAAAGTGTCCAGGATGTATCAATGCTACTAGCGCATTTTAATCTGGATCAAAAGGTTGTCATTGTTGAATGGAATCAATCTATTTTAGAAAAAGGCTCTCATCAAGAAACAAGATTATCTGATGGAGATCGAATTGAAATTGTACATTTTGTAGGAGGCGGATGA
- a CDS encoding thiazole synthase yields MIMLKIGKYEFNSRLLLGTGKYPNFDIQKEAVEASESEILTFAVRRMNIFEASQPNFLEKLDLSKYTLLPNTAGAKTAEEAVRIAKLAKASGLCDMIKVEVIGCQKTLLPDPVETLKASEELLKEGFIVLPYTSDDVLLAKRLEDLGCHAIMPGASPIGSGQGIINPLNLRFIIEQSSVPVIVDAGIGTPSDAAIAMELGADGVLLNTAVSGANDPVKMAKAMKLAIEAGRLGYEAGRIPKKQYATASSPMEGMSIS; encoded by the coding sequence ATGATTATGTTGAAAATTGGAAAATATGAATTTAACTCTAGACTATTATTAGGTACAGGCAAGTACCCAAACTTTGACATTCAAAAAGAGGCAGTGGAAGCATCAGAATCTGAAATCTTAACTTTTGCAGTAAGACGAATGAATATTTTTGAAGCTAGCCAACCTAACTTTTTAGAAAAGCTTGATCTTAGCAAATATACGTTACTACCAAATACAGCAGGTGCCAAAACAGCAGAAGAAGCAGTGAGGATTGCTAAACTTGCAAAAGCCTCTGGACTTTGTGACATGATTAAAGTTGAAGTGATTGGTTGTCAAAAAACGTTGCTACCAGATCCAGTAGAAACGTTAAAGGCGTCAGAAGAGCTACTTAAAGAAGGTTTTATCGTTTTACCTTATACGTCAGATGATGTATTATTAGCAAAACGTTTAGAAGACTTAGGCTGTCACGCAATTATGCCAGGTGCTTCACCAATTGGATCTGGCCAAGGAATTATTAACCCATTAAATCTAAGATTTATCATTGAACAATCAAGCGTTCCTGTTATCGTTGATGCAGGTATTGGAACTCCTTCAGATGCAGCAATTGCCATGGAGTTAGGCGCAGACGGTGTACTATTGAATACAGCTGTTTCAGGAGCAAATGATCCTGTGAAAATGGCAAAAGCAATGAAGCTTGCGATAGAAGCCGGTCGATTAGGATATGAAGCAGGTCGAATTCCGAAAAAACAATATGCAACAGCTAGCAGTCCGATGGAAGGGATGAGCATTAGTTGA
- a CDS encoding thiazole biosynthesis adenylyltransferase ThiF: MSERYSRQELFSPIGIEGQQKIRNKHVLIVGAGALGTGSAEGLVRAGIGKLTIVDRDYVEWSNLQRQQLYCEEDAVKRIPKAVAAEKRLKMVNSDVDINALVMDVSVAEIERLIVGVDLIIDATDNFDTRLLLNDISQKYNIPWIYGACVGSYGISYSIVPGETPCLNCLLETVPMGGLTCDTAGIISPAVQMVVAYQVTEALKILVEDFHSLRKKLVSFDLWKNQYTAINVDKVKKASCLSCGPDRTYPYLSFENQTKTAVLCGRESVQIRPAERMDRDLEKLAELLAAQGGKVERNPYLVSFSIDQHRLVIFKDGRALVHGTKDIAEAKTLYHRYLG, from the coding sequence TTGAGTGAAAGATATTCACGACAAGAACTATTTTCTCCAATAGGAATAGAAGGACAACAAAAAATTCGAAATAAACATGTATTGATTGTAGGTGCAGGTGCTCTTGGTACAGGAAGTGCAGAAGGGCTTGTTCGAGCAGGCATTGGAAAACTTACAATTGTAGACCGTGATTATGTTGAATGGAGTAATCTTCAAAGACAGCAATTGTATTGTGAGGAAGATGCAGTTAAGCGTATTCCAAAAGCAGTCGCTGCAGAGAAACGTCTTAAAATGGTTAATTCTGATGTAGATATCAATGCGCTTGTTATGGATGTTTCGGTTGCTGAAATTGAACGACTGATTGTAGGCGTAGATTTAATTATTGATGCAACTGACAATTTCGATACAAGATTGTTACTTAATGATATTTCTCAAAAATATAACATACCATGGATTTATGGGGCATGTGTTGGAAGCTACGGAATTTCCTACTCAATTGTACCTGGTGAAACCCCTTGTTTAAATTGTCTTTTAGAAACGGTTCCTATGGGTGGTTTAACATGTGATACAGCAGGGATTATTAGCCCAGCGGTCCAAATGGTTGTTGCCTATCAAGTAACAGAAGCCTTAAAGATCTTAGTGGAGGATTTTCATTCTTTAAGAAAAAAATTAGTCTCATTTGATTTATGGAAAAATCAATATACAGCAATTAACGTTGATAAAGTTAAAAAGGCAAGCTGCTTATCTTGTGGACCAGATCGAACTTACCCATACCTTTCATTTGAAAATCAGACTAAGACCGCTGTTTTATGTGGACGTGAGTCTGTACAAATTCGTCCAGCAGAACGAATGGATCGCGATTTAGAAAAGCTAGCAGAACTATTAGCCGCTCAAGGTGGAAAAGTGGAAAGAAATCCGTATTTAGTTTCTTTTAGCATTGATCAGCACCGCTTGGTTATTTTTAAGGATGGGCGGGCATTGGTTCATGGAACAAAAGACATTGCAGAAGCTAAAACATTGTATCATCGCTATTTAGGTTAG
- the thiD gene encoding bifunctional hydroxymethylpyrimidine kinase/phosphomethylpyrimidine kinase — MVYKALTIAGSDSGGGAGIQADLKTFQELDVYGMSAITAVTAQNTLGVQGVYPMSVEAVIEQIKSIASDLPPQAIKTGMLFSSELIRAVADEIKHADWVKLVVDPVMIAKGGASLLQEEAVAALKEYLIPLAYVITPNIPEAEVLTGMTISSMTDRETAAIRLNELGAKHVVIKGGHDNSEVVTDLLYDGKQFYEFTSKRLYTQHTHGTGCTFAAVITAELAKGHTVHEAITVAKEFIHAAIGEELGIGSGHGPTNHWAYRRGVQVG; from the coding sequence ATGGTCTATAAGGCACTAACGATTGCAGGATCAGATAGTGGAGGAGGAGCTGGGATTCAAGCAGATTTAAAAACATTCCAGGAACTAGACGTATACGGAATGTCTGCGATCACAGCGGTTACTGCTCAAAATACATTAGGTGTTCAAGGGGTTTACCCCATGTCAGTTGAGGCAGTTATCGAGCAAATTAAATCGATTGCTTCTGACCTACCACCTCAAGCCATAAAAACAGGTATGCTTTTTAGTAGTGAATTGATTCGTGCAGTTGCTGATGAAATAAAGCATGCTGACTGGGTAAAGCTAGTTGTTGATCCGGTTATGATCGCTAAAGGTGGGGCGTCACTTTTACAAGAAGAAGCGGTTGCAGCTTTAAAAGAGTATTTAATTCCATTAGCATACGTGATAACGCCAAACATACCAGAAGCCGAAGTTCTTACTGGGATGACAATCTCATCTATGACTGACCGCGAAACAGCAGCAATCAGATTGAACGAACTAGGTGCTAAGCATGTTGTCATTAAAGGCGGACATGATAACTCTGAAGTCGTTACTGATTTATTATATGATGGAAAACAATTTTATGAGTTTACTAGTAAAAGATTGTACACTCAGCATACACATGGAACAGGTTGCACATTTGCAGCTGTTATTACGGCAGAGTTAGCGAAAGGACATACTGTACACGAAGCGATTACAGTTGCGAAAGAATTTATCCATGCAGCCATTGGAGAAGAGCTTGGGATTGGATCAGGTCATGGACCAACGAACCACTGGGCTTACAGAAGGGGAGTGCAAGTAGGATGA
- a CDS encoding thiamine phosphate synthase: MKKEWLELYFVLGSPNCNRDPRHVLREAIEGGITLFQFREKGIGSLEDSEKLDLAKDLLSICREHQIPFIVNDDLELALEIDADGVHIGQEDESATRVREKIGDKILGVSAHNVEEALAAVKAGADYIGVGPMYETTTKTDIKEVKGPEVIGLIREAGVTLPIVGIGGISKGKVEAVIKAGADGVAVISAISKADSPLKSAQELLSEVKKS, from the coding sequence ATGAAAAAGGAATGGCTAGAGTTATACTTTGTACTTGGAAGTCCTAACTGTAATAGAGATCCGCGTCATGTTCTTAGAGAAGCGATTGAAGGGGGAATTACCCTTTTTCAATTTCGTGAAAAAGGAATAGGGAGTTTGGAAGATTCAGAGAAACTTGATTTGGCCAAGGATCTATTAAGTATTTGCCGGGAACATCAAATACCTTTCATAGTAAATGATGATCTTGAATTAGCACTGGAAATTGATGCTGATGGTGTTCATATTGGCCAAGAAGACGAATCAGCAACTAGAGTTCGTGAAAAAATAGGTGATAAAATTCTTGGTGTATCTGCCCATAATGTCGAAGAAGCACTTGCTGCAGTGAAAGCGGGAGCAGATTATATTGGTGTTGGTCCGATGTACGAAACGACGACAAAAACCGATATTAAGGAAGTTAAGGGGCCTGAAGTGATTGGGTTAATCCGTGAAGCAGGAGTTACCTTACCGATCGTAGGCATTGGTGGGATATCAAAAGGGAAAGTTGAAGCCGTCATAAAAGCTGGAGCCGACGGAGTGGCAGTTATATCGGCTATTAGTAAGGCTGACTCTCCATTGAAAAGTGCACAGGAACTATTGAGTGAAGTGAAAAAGAGCTGA
- a CDS encoding ATP-binding cassette domain-containing protein: MLSVLGKLSWFFKLYWKRYTVAILLLIIVGLLEIIPPKLIGVAIDQIHTGSLTGEKLFQYILFLLALTVVIYAVTYTWMYKLFGGAYLVERILRGRFMGHLLKMTPTFYEKNRTGDLMARATNDLKAISLTTGFGILTLVDSSVFMLTILFTMGILISWKLTFAALIPLPLIAVAISIYGKKIHQRFTEAQDSFGTMNDQVLESIAGVRVVRAYVQEQADENRFNAITEDVYQKNVRVAKIDALFEPTIKILVGMSYLIGLGYGAYLVFQNVITLGELVSFNVYLGMMIWPMFAIGELINIMQRGNASLDRVDETLSYVQDVKNHEDPITVGTPEKIEFHDVTFQYPSSTVKNLEGVKVTIKRGQTLGVVGKTGSGKTTLVKQLLREYPLGEGEILVNGVPLDKIALEEINEWMGYVPQDHILFSRTVRENILFGKKDATEAELEKSIELAAFKKDLTMLPQGLDTLVGEKGVALSGGQKQRISIARALTVNPEILILDDSLSAVDAKTESKILQNIRKERSDKTTIITTHRLSAVEHADWIVVLDDGRIVEEGTHAELIEQNGWYKEQYDRQQVEELQESGVSA, from the coding sequence ATGTTATCAGTTTTAGGAAAATTATCTTGGTTTTTTAAACTTTATTGGAAAAGATACACAGTCGCTATACTTCTATTAATTATTGTAGGCTTATTAGAAATTATCCCGCCTAAATTAATTGGTGTGGCAATTGATCAGATTCATACAGGAAGTCTAACAGGTGAAAAACTGTTTCAGTATATTCTATTTTTACTAGCTCTTACTGTTGTGATTTATGCAGTTACGTATACATGGATGTATAAATTGTTCGGTGGTGCTTATCTAGTAGAGCGGATTTTACGTGGTAGATTTATGGGCCATCTTTTAAAAATGACGCCAACGTTTTATGAGAAAAATAGAACGGGAGACTTGATGGCACGTGCCACCAATGACTTAAAAGCTATTTCATTAACAACTGGTTTTGGAATTCTAACGTTAGTTGATTCAAGTGTATTTATGCTAACGATTCTTTTTACAATGGGGATCTTGATTAGCTGGAAGCTGACGTTCGCGGCTTTAATTCCATTACCATTGATTGCAGTTGCCATCAGTATTTATGGTAAGAAAATTCATCAGCGTTTCACAGAAGCTCAGGATTCATTTGGAACAATGAATGACCAAGTATTAGAGTCCATTGCTGGGGTACGGGTTGTTCGTGCATATGTTCAAGAGCAAGCTGATGAAAATAGATTTAATGCAATTACAGAAGATGTATATCAGAAGAATGTAAGAGTAGCCAAGATTGATGCTTTATTTGAGCCAACCATTAAAATTCTAGTTGGAATGAGTTATTTAATTGGTTTAGGCTATGGAGCGTATCTTGTGTTTCAAAATGTGATTACGTTAGGAGAGCTCGTATCATTTAACGTATATTTAGGGATGATGATTTGGCCAATGTTTGCTATCGGTGAACTGATCAATATCATGCAGCGTGGAAACGCCTCTCTTGATCGAGTAGATGAAACTCTATCCTATGTTCAGGATGTAAAGAACCACGAGGACCCAATTACAGTCGGTACTCCAGAAAAAATTGAATTCCATGATGTTACATTCCAATATCCGTCTTCAACAGTTAAAAACTTAGAGGGCGTAAAGGTAACGATAAAGCGTGGTCAAACACTTGGGGTTGTTGGAAAAACAGGAAGTGGAAAGACAACCTTAGTCAAGCAACTATTGCGTGAATATCCGTTAGGTGAAGGTGAAATTCTCGTTAATGGGGTTCCGTTAGACAAAATTGCTCTAGAGGAAATTAATGAATGGATGGGGTATGTTCCTCAAGACCATATCTTATTTTCACGAACGGTCAGAGAAAATATTTTATTTGGTAAAAAGGATGCAACTGAAGCCGAATTAGAAAAATCAATTGAGCTTGCAGCTTTTAAAAAGGACTTAACGATGCTACCTCAAGGTCTTGATACACTTGTAGGAGAAAAAGGAGTAGCATTATCCGGAGGGCAAAAACAAAGGATATCAATTGCAAGAGCATTAACTGTGAATCCAGAAATTTTGATTTTAGACGATTCGCTCTCTGCAGTTGATGCAAAAACAGAATCAAAAATCCTGCAAAACATACGTAAGGAACGTTCTGATAAAACAACGATTATTACAACACATCGTCTTTCTGCAGTAGAACACGCGGATTGGATTGTTGTATTAGATGATGGACGGATTGTTGAAGAAGGAACGCATGCCGAGCTAATCGAGCAAAATGGCTGGTATAAAGAGCAATACGATCGCCAGCAGGTTGAAGAACTACAGGAAAGTGGGGTGTCAGCATGA
- a CDS encoding ABC transporter ATP-binding protein: MNVGKRLVNYALLYKKTLIFALLMLTIAVAAELTGPFIAKKMIDDHILGIERPWYETDEGEGAVNYNNTWYKRSDNFSEGEERGPEARVIQVGRAYYFIDEPIEVDGKRAVDENGNVTISRNDEVAVYEATKLTKTQLFSFYSPQIPKLIELIAIYFGLLVIASIFTYGQRYYLQTSSNRIIQKMRTDVFAQVQRLPINYFDNLPAGKVVSRITNDTEAIRDLYVSVLANFFTGIIYITGIFIALLLLDVKLALICMILIPILFIWIKVYRKYASHYNHKIRSILSDINGMINESIQGMTIIQAFRRQKETNKEFETMNEEHFTYQNKLLSLNALTSHNLVGVLRNIAFVALIWYFGGASLGIGTVVSLGVLYAFVDYLNRLFQPITGIVNQLAILEQSLVAAERVFTLLDEEGVDVTKEDFPRYKGNVMFDHVNFGYKEGEYVLKDIHFEAKQGETVALVGHTGSGKSSIMNLLFRFYDIKEGKILIDGQDINSISKQALRKHMGIVLQDPFLFTGTIASNVSLDDPSITREKVEKALQDVGADQLLKSLPKGYDEPVIEKGSTLSSGQRQLISFARALAFDPAILILDEATASIDTETEAIIQDALEVLKKGRTTFIIAHRLSTIRNADQILVLDRGRIVEKGNHEELMKVGGKYYQMYQLQQGKNKGLTG; this comes from the coding sequence ATGAACGTAGGAAAACGCCTAGTGAATTATGCACTCCTTTATAAGAAGACATTAATTTTTGCATTACTAATGCTAACCATTGCAGTTGCGGCTGAGCTTACAGGCCCGTTTATAGCCAAAAAAATGATAGATGATCACATCCTTGGGATTGAAAGACCTTGGTATGAAACGGATGAAGGTGAAGGGGCTGTTAACTATAACAATACTTGGTACAAACGCTCTGATAACTTCAGCGAAGGGGAAGAAAGAGGACCCGAAGCTCGAGTTATACAAGTAGGGCGTGCCTATTACTTTATTGATGAGCCAATTGAAGTCGATGGAAAAAGAGCAGTTGATGAAAATGGAAATGTAACAATTTCACGTAATGACGAAGTAGCGGTCTATGAAGCGACAAAGCTAACAAAAACTCAATTGTTCAGCTTTTACAGTCCGCAGATACCAAAGCTAATTGAACTTATAGCCATTTACTTTGGACTGCTTGTTATTGCATCTATTTTCACGTATGGGCAGCGCTATTACCTGCAAACATCCTCAAACCGAATTATTCAAAAAATGAGAACGGATGTTTTTGCACAGGTTCAGCGATTACCTATTAATTATTTTGATAACCTTCCAGCGGGTAAGGTGGTATCTAGGATTACAAATGACACTGAGGCGATTAGGGATTTATATGTATCTGTTCTTGCCAACTTCTTTACAGGTATCATTTATATCACGGGTATCTTTATCGCCTTATTATTACTAGATGTGAAACTAGCTTTAATCTGTATGATTTTGATTCCGATTCTCTTTATCTGGATTAAGGTATATAGAAAATATGCTTCACACTATAATCATAAGATTCGTTCAATCTTAAGTGATATTAATGGAATGATCAATGAATCCATCCAAGGAATGACAATCATTCAGGCTTTCCGTCGTCAAAAGGAAACGAATAAAGAATTTGAAACGATGAATGAGGAGCATTTTACGTATCAAAACAAGCTTTTAAGCTTAAATGCACTCACTTCCCATAATTTAGTTGGGGTGCTTCGTAATATTGCCTTCGTCGCACTGATTTGGTATTTTGGCGGTGCGTCGCTTGGAATTGGAACAGTGGTCTCACTTGGAGTTCTTTATGCCTTTGTGGACTATTTAAACCGTTTATTTCAGCCGATTACGGGGATCGTTAATCAGTTGGCTATTTTAGAGCAATCTTTGGTTGCAGCCGAACGTGTCTTTACACTTTTAGATGAAGAAGGTGTAGACGTTACAAAAGAAGACTTTCCGAGATATAAAGGGAATGTTATGTTTGATCATGTTAACTTCGGCTACAAAGAAGGCGAATATGTTTTAAAGGATATTCACTTTGAAGCGAAGCAGGGGGAAACAGTAGCACTTGTTGGTCATACAGGCTCAGGGAAAAGCTCAATTATGAATTTACTTTTCCGCTTCTATGATATTAAGGAAGGAAAAATCTTAATTGATGGCCAAGACATTAATTCAATTTCTAAACAAGCGCTTAGAAAACATATGGGAATTGTATTACAGGATCCATTCCTTTTTACAGGTACCATTGCTTCAAATGTAAGTTTAGATGACCCTTCAATTACTCGAGAAAAAGTAGAAAAGGCCTTGCAGGATGTAGGAGCAGATCAATTACTAAAGAGTTTACCTAAAGGGTATGATGAGCCAGTTATCGAAAAAGGAAGTACACTTTCATCTGGACAACGTCAATTAATCTCATTTGCTCGTGCCCTTGCATTTGACCCAGCTATTCTAATTTTAGATGAGGCGACTGCTAGCATCGATACGGAAACAGAAGCAATCATTCAAGATGCTCTAGAAGTATTGAAAAAAGGAAGAACAACCTTTATCATTGCACATAGATTATCGACCATCCGAAACGCAGACCAAATCTTAGTTCTAGATCGTGGTCGAATTGTTGAAAAAGGAAATCACGAAGAATTAATGAAAGTTGGAGGAAAGTACTATCAAATGTACCAGCTTCAACAAGGTAAAAATAAAGGCCTTACAGGCTAA
- a CDS encoding globin, protein METLYERIGGANTVTQLVNAFYPKVYANPILSPLFEGDINEIKRKQSLFLTQFLGGPTLYSNEFGPPAMRERHLPFEITPSRATAWLTCMKEAFEEVGLTDTAAAIQFYDRLKQVAAIMVNSSEHQS, encoded by the coding sequence ATGGAAACACTCTATGAGCGGATCGGTGGGGCTAACACTGTTACACAACTGGTAAATGCATTTTACCCTAAAGTATATGCTAACCCCATTCTAAGTCCACTGTTTGAAGGGGATATTAACGAGATCAAAAGGAAGCAATCACTATTTCTTACACAGTTTTTAGGAGGACCTACTTTATATAGTAATGAGTTTGGCCCACCCGCTATGCGAGAAAGACATTTACCCTTTGAGATAACACCTTCAAGGGCAACTGCTTGGTTAACTTGCATGAAGGAAGCATTTGAAGAAGTGGGATTGACCGATACTGCGGCTGCCATTCAATTTTATGATCGTTTGAAACAGGTTGCTGCAATCATGGTGAATTCGTCAGAGCATCAGTCATAA
- a CDS encoding HlyC/CorC family transporter produces the protein MAELPLNTIILLIVLIFLSAFFSATETAFSSVNKIRLKNYMDENRRGSKKAYYITEHFDKALSTILVGNNIVNIAAASISAGIATQLFPGSTGLLISTIVMTILILIFGEVLPKSFAKENAETFSLAVAGILFLLMKVLTPVTYLFILLKRGASRLIKTKNDSPAVTEEEIKVMIDLSEEEGVIDNKEKELVHRSLDFNDILVGEILTPRIDMIAVEVNHPVDEILAMFLEERYSRVPVYEDNIDNIIGILSEREFLSSLVQKKEIIVRELVRDPFFVVESMKISMLLPELQKSKTHMAIVVDEFGGTSGLITLEDILEEIVGEIWDEHDEKIKSFTKLDETTYEFNAEIPLDEFIKIMNVEEPESTYHTLGGWIFESIERVPSDGEQFDYVNLTLTVTKVENRRIRKVLVKINEQPVETH, from the coding sequence TTGGCCGAATTGCCACTGAATACCATTATTTTGTTAATTGTTCTAATATTCTTATCTGCTTTTTTTTCAGCTACAGAGACAGCGTTTTCAAGTGTAAACAAAATTAGATTGAAGAACTATATGGATGAAAACCGTCGGGGGAGTAAAAAAGCCTACTACATTACGGAACATTTTGATAAAGCTTTATCAACCATATTAGTAGGTAACAACATTGTAAACATCGCGGCTGCTTCTATATCTGCAGGAATAGCAACACAATTGTTTCCTGGCAGTACTGGATTATTAATCAGCACGATTGTTATGACGATATTAATTCTCATCTTTGGGGAAGTCCTGCCAAAATCGTTTGCAAAGGAAAATGCGGAAACCTTCTCTCTTGCAGTTGCAGGGATATTATTTCTGTTAATGAAGGTATTGACTCCGGTAACCTATTTATTTATCTTACTTAAAAGGGGAGCCTCCCGATTAATTAAAACAAAAAATGATTCTCCGGCCGTCACAGAGGAAGAAATCAAAGTAATGATTGACCTAAGTGAGGAAGAAGGAGTTATTGATAATAAAGAAAAAGAGTTAGTTCATCGCTCTTTAGATTTTAATGATATATTGGTTGGAGAAATTCTTACACCTCGTATTGATATGATTGCTGTTGAAGTCAACCATCCTGTTGATGAGATATTAGCGATGTTTTTAGAGGAAAGGTATTCAAGGGTACCGGTGTATGAGGATAATATTGACAATATCATCGGGATTTTGTCTGAAAGGGAATTTTTAAGTAGCCTTGTTCAAAAGAAGGAGATTATCGTCCGAGAATTAGTGCGTGATCCTTTCTTCGTTGTTGAATCAATGAAAATTTCTATGTTATTACCTGAGTTACAAAAGAGTAAAACTCACATGGCCATTGTTGTAGATGAGTTTGGAGGAACATCTGGACTTATTACCCTTGAGGATATTCTTGAGGAAATTGTTGGTGAAATATGGGATGAGCATGATGAGAAAATAAAGAGCTTTACGAAGCTAGATGAAACTACATATGAATTTAATGCCGAAATACCTCTAGATGAATTTATTAAAATCATGAATGTCGAGGAACCAGAGAGTACGTACCATACATTAGGTGGTTGGATCTTCGAGTCTATTGAAAGAGTACCTTCAGACGGTGAGCAATTTGACTATGTTAATTTAACCTTAACAGTAACGAAGGTTGAAAACCGTCGTATCCGTAAAGTCCTTGTAAAAATAAATGAACAACCTGTTGAAACGCATTAG